Genomic window (Piliocolobus tephrosceles isolate RC106 unplaced genomic scaffold, ASM277652v3 unscaffolded_26543, whole genome shotgun sequence):
ccattttccagatgagaaagcTGGGTCCCAGGTGAAGGGGTGGATCTGGGAGAGGAATCCAACTTCCAGGGGCCCAGGTCAGGTATCTCTCTCAGCTCCAGGCTGCAGACTGGACAAAAAATCAGAATTCTCCCACCAGCTTCAGCCATCTTCATGTCTTTATGCCCTCTCCTTAGGAACCCTATTCAGTTGCTGTCAGAGGAGGTTGCAtggaaataattaagaaataccAGGCTGGGCACCATGCACtgagtctataatcccagcactttgggaggccgaggcaggaggatcgcttgagtccaggagttcaagattagcttgggcaatagagtaaaacctcatctctacaaaaaatgcaaaaattagccagccgtggtggcacatgcctataatcccaactactcaggaggctgaggtgtgaggattgcttgagcctgagaagtggaggctgcagtgggctgagactgtgccacttcattccagcctgggtgacaaaatgtgaccctatctcaaaaaaaaaaaaaaaaaaaaaaaaaacaaaacaaaaatcaccaaatattaaacatcttctttctttcttttctttcttcctttcctttcccttccttccttccttccttccttccttccttccttccttccttcctttcctagaTTCTAAGTGCTATTTATGTATTAATTGATTCAGTCCTTAAAACAACCCTACGGGCCAAGTACTATGatcatctccattttgcagatgaggtaGCTGAAGATAAGGAAAGGTAAGGTAACTggctcaaggtcacccagccagtAAGTGAGCCAGGGTTCACACCAGGCTGTCTCAGCCTGCCCTTGGGCCTCTTTAGTCCTCAGCTTTCTCCTCTGTACAATGGGACAACAAGGTGGTCATGAGCGCCCTTGGGGACAGAGCCTGACTCACAGGAGGGTGTGATGTAGGTTTCCCTCCCCCATCAAACCTATTTGAGATGTGGTTCATCCTCCTCCCACACCAGGGTCTCAGTGGGTGGCACTGCCACCCTAGAGCATGAGGACAAGGCAGCAAGGCTCCAAGGCCACAAAAGCCCCACCTCTTCCTCTCCCCATTAGGAGGCCGGTGGGCAGCCATTGTTCTCTCTGTCTTAGTTTCTCAACCTTTGCGAGCTCCCTGCAGTCCTGGCTGGAGTGGGATGGGGGAGGGCTCCAGGCCCCCATCAGCTGTTGCAGTGACAAGCTGTGGCTTCCCCAGGAGGAGGGTGGCCCtgaatgtccaggaaattattcataTTCTGCTCTCCTGCCCATTAGAACTGCTGTCAGGCCCAGAGCCCATGGTTCTGAGGAGGGACAGGAGGACCACCGGACCCGCACTTAAGCAAGCCTCCAGTCTTTCATGCCATGAGCTGTGTGTCTATCACAGGGTTACTGAGGCCTGCAACAAAGGCTCAGCATACATCTCAGGAGAAAACGGGGTGGATGTGGGTGTCCGGCCCCCACCTGGGGGTCCCTGTCAGAGCAGCAAGGCACATGTGCAGGAACAGGCGCATACATACACTCCTCTACCAAGGAGCCAGTTCCAAGGAGCCAGTGGCAGCAGCCAGGGGCGTGAGGGCACTAGGTCACTTACCCGGTCATGAAATCCCCAAAAATGTAGAGGCCGTTCAGATTGGGGTACTCGCAGCCCCGGTACACGTAGCCCCCTGTGACCGACTTGCCAATCGTGTGAGGGTAGGCGAAAATCGGCAGCACGTCATCTGAGGGGTGGGAGGGCGAAAAGCTGCGGTGAGCCCGCGGGGGACAGGTTCATCTGTCAGGAGAATTCAGACCACGGAGGGAGGAGCGTGCCCACAGCAGGACTGGCGTGGCGGAAAGCGTGTCCGCAGGGGTGCCAGATGCGGATGGGGCGAGGAGAAACTCAAGAGCGCTGCTGGGAGGCCTCCAAGGCACAGGGAGGCTCCCGGTGGAGATGAGGGCAGTCACCGAGGGAGGCTTTGGCTCACAGCCCGTggagttggggtgggggaaaATCCAGGGTCAGGGGGTGCCTGGGGTGCAGGTGGTCCCCGAGTGAGGCCCTGCCGCACAGCCCATAGAGTGGGGCCGGGGACAGATCCAGGGTCAGGGATCTCCGGGGCGCGGTCTCCGAGGGAGGATCTGCGGCACAGCacgtggggtggggtggggtggggtgggtgcgGATCCGGGGCCAGGGTCCCTGGGGCGCGGGCACTCACTGAGGGAGGAGTTGGCGCACAGGCTGCGGTCGTAGCACTCGAACCCCTCGCGCGCGCGCCAGCCGTAGTTGCCGCCGCGCTCCACCAGGTCCACCTCCTCGAACTTGTTCTGGCCCACGTCGCCGCAGAAGAGGCGCCCGCGACCCGCGCCCGAAGCGGGGTCGCCGCGGTCGAAGGAGCAGCGCCACATGTTGCGCACGCCCAGGGCATAGACCTCGGGCTGCGCGGCGGGGTCGCCCACGAACGGGTTGTCGGGCGGGATGCCATAGGGCAGGCCGCGCTCCTTACGGTCCACGTCGATGCGCAGCACCTTGCCCAGCAGCGCCGACCTGCGGGCGGAGTGGGAGAGGGCGCGGCTCGGGGTCGCCCTGCGCCAGGGCGCACGGGCTCCGCGGAGCAGGTGCCGGCGCGCCGGTTGACCGCTGAGCCAGGTGCAGGGTGAGCCTAGGCTGTGGGATCAGAGACCCTGGGATGCAGTTCCTCCTTAGCTACTTACAGCCGGGTaacctcattcattcactcaacatgCATCTTCCACCTTCCTGCGCGCCAGGTCTGTCCCATGCGTTGGACACAACACATCATCTATTTCGTCTTGTCCTCACAACAGTGGTTTAGGTAGGCGGCTCCGAGTATGATCCTCACTTTACACATGTGGCAGCGGAGCTCAGAAAGGTCAAATAATGTTGCCCAGTTGCCGCACCACTGGGATCCAGCCCAGACAGCCTGGGCCCAGAAACTCAAGCTCTTTACCACACACTCTGTGCAATGTGGGTGTTCTCAACTGTAATAGTAGAGTGGTCCCGCTCAGTCCACTCAGTCCTCCTGGACTGTGGTATAGGGTGAAAATTCCACTAGAAAAATGACTTGTATTTACAGTTTTCTTCTGGTACCTGGCACTGTGACCAGCACATAGTAGATGACCATTAAGTGTTTGCAGAGTCAGTGAATGAAAGATTGCAATCAAAGCCAAGTGCACCAGAGCGCGGGTTGgtaggggagggggagagagctGAGGGGTGCAGCCCTAAGCTCCAAGCAGCTTAGGGGGATAGCTCATGACAAAAGTGACGTGTGATGGGAAAAATCTGTAATGTGCTTAAAGCCAGTGCAGAGAACATACCCTTTTCATCTGTGGTTTTTGATGCCCCGACTTAATGCATCAGTTTCCCTTGCAGTTAGCACTTTGGTGTCCTCCCTCTGGTTTGCTTTTCAAAGCGGGATTTGTGAAGCTGTATTCCATCATCCTCACATAGCATTCGCACCCACACCTTTCCCTTATCAGTAGGGACAGCAAACAAGTATCCTCTTTCATGGTGGTGAAATGCTCCCACCCAATGTATTCCTTGTGATCAAGCCCCTGTTGCTGGCCTTCCACTTTCCCCCGTAAATTCCTCTcatacactccagcctgctgagCACCATCCAGATCACAGCCCTGAGCCCACGCACCACACACCAGGATTCGGTATCTAAGTGGGCACGACTCGTAGcagcaaaataatgtttttaagttcTGTCCAATTATCCACTAATccttaatttctattttctcaacTTCATCTCTAAACACATCCCAAACGTGAGAAAGCTCGGATGATGCTTACACTGTCACATAGGAAAGCACAACTCACAAATTGTGAGCACTTTAATTACTGTAATCAACATCATACTTGTACTTGCTATTTTTACTTCCTGGGCGGAGGAAGGTTTTATCATTTTGGCTAAGGGAATGGGGGAGGCTGACTTGAGACTCCTGGACATCCTGGTTACACTCacaagactgtgtgtgtgtatgttgtgaatgtatgtatgtagatgtgtgtatttgtgtgtatgtatgtatgtgtgtatgtgtgtgtggacgTGTGgacgtatgtgtgtatatgtgtgtgtattgtgtgtatgtagtatgtgcatatgtgcatgtgtgtatgtgtgtatatgtgtgtgttgtgtatatgcagtgtgtgcatgtgtgtgtttgtgtgtatgtgtgtatgtatgtgtgtgtatgcatatttgtgtatgtgtgtgtgtgcataagtaATGGAATGAGATCTTGAGCTCGTTTGCTCAAGCCAGGAAATGGGTAAAAGAGCAAGACTACACATTAACATCTGGGTCTTCCTGAAGAACCCTGGGACAGGAGCTCCACGTGCTGGTGCCACCCTGCTCCAGCCAGCTCACACTTTCCATTCGGCCTGGGGAgcatcccttcccttcttccagcAGGGCCAGGCTGACCTTAGAGAAAATCCCATTTGCCCTGAGGCTCGCTAATGTCACCTCTCAGGTGCCTGTGCCCAGAGGGtcctgtgcctggccctgggcaGCCACGATTGCCTTTACTCCTTGTGACAAGCTGCCCGCAGAGTGGGCTTTTATCCCCTCTGTTGATGGCAAGTGACTCGCCTAGGCTGCCCAGCTAGATGTAGGCTGAGCTGGGACCCAGAACCTTTTCTCCTGCCCTACACTGCCTGGCTGAGGAAGGAACTCACCCTCTGGAAGAGTATGAGAAGCCCAGGGTTATGTAGACCAACCCACTAGCCAACCAAAAGCTGAACATACTTGTTTTGGGCATTTCCGAATGTCCCAAAGGGGTCTCCGGCCATCCCGCCATCTCCGGTGAAGATGTAGA
Coding sequences:
- the LOC113221633 gene encoding HHIP-like protein 1; this translates as MSTARKSIAVAITFSLTVTVLLQVAFAITGPLSSFRILLEVKEPASNHNGGQLLFGDDGYLYIFTGDGGMAGDPFGTFGNAQNKSALLGKVLRIDVDRKERGLPYGIPPDNPFVGDPAAQPEVYALGVRNMWRCSFDRGDPASGAGRGRLFCGDVGQNKFEEVDLVERGGNYGWRAREGFECYDRSLCANSSLNDVLPIFAYPHTIGKSVTGGYVYRGCEYPNLNGLYIFGDFMTG